The region GAACTTCAGCAGCTTCAATGTAATAGCGCATCGACTCTAGGAGGTCTTCATTTTGATCCTTGTCATAGCAATAGAACCACTGCTGAGATGATTGCTGAGCTCTCGACTCCAGAAGAGAAGCAGTCTCATGCTTCATGTCaaaatgattataaacctgtaACATCAAGAAAACTTTGTTAAATGTAAAACCTTCCATGCATGTGAATTTCTGAGAACCTGAAGAATTTCCGTCTTACAGTGTACCAATAATTTAACACTGCAACAGTTTTATTTCATACAAACTTGTAGGACCATATTATAGCTCTAAAATAGCTAATTCACGGGTATTTTTCACTTTTGTATAAATTTAGGACAAAATAAGATGTGGGCAAAGAATACTTTTTTGAAAAGGTCTAACAATCTGCAGAGATTCAATAACATTTTATTGAGCTTGCTATTTAGAAAGACTAGTATGATATACAACGGACTGAATTTATACTCTACATAGTCTATCAGACGATCAGGACACTAGATTGGCCTATGTTTAATGTTTCCGTATCAATAATGCATGAAAGTAGTAAATATCTATAACCCAGGATACTAACCATAGCAAATGCATCAAGGTCATTCAGATTAAACTGCTTCAGTGATGTCAGAACAACCATTCGAAACCCTCTAACAGCCTCAGCAGTGCTGGAGTTCGAGTCTGCAGCAGCTGAATACTTCTGAAAAAGAAGATCTAGCTGCCCGTTCTCAATAAGAATTCCTAGTATGAAGTTGAGCGCATGAAAGTTCCCAACACCAGTTATAAGACGAGCCAAACATGAAAAATCACCTTCTAACACATAAGCTTCAACCCTGGTGGCTGCAAGGGCTACTAAAACATCAACTCTGTCAAGACAAGCTGATGACTTGTAAAAGTGGTGGGACAGTATTAGAAGTTCAACCTAAAAGATCATAAAGATGAGTGAGAACTTAACTCCATAAAGTAAAGAGAATCAACAATTTAACTAGATTCAGGAGTCTACTCATCGATTACTAGGAAGCTCCATTGTTAGGGCTAAGTATATTATTCTATTATATCATATCCATGCCCAAAACAAGaattttccaaaaaaaatcataatGTGCAACAAATACAAACTTAAGACGATTTTACAATTCACTTCATCTCATGATATATGACACCATTTATCATTTCAAGGTCACAAATAATGTACCTCACAGGCATGTGGTATTTCCTGCCCAGTAATCACTAATCGCATCAGAGCATGGCCAATTTCAGGTTCTGAAGGACATAGATTTGCCCACTTAAGAAAGTCTGAAAATCTCTAAAGCAGAGGGGCAGGTCCTTCCTCTTTCTGAGAATCCATATATCCCCCACGGTGTGCAGCCAATAAGCCCTGCAAAACAACAAATTACCTATAACCATCTTTCTAGTTTCCGAAAAGAAGTTACACAAGAGATTGTACAGCTTAAAATGCATAGGAATGCAGTGTCCAATATACACCGAACTAGGTAACTTAGCAACTGATATTGCTTAGAGTCTGCAATATTTAGGTTGATAATTGGTCTTATAACTCTAGTTATTTACACCCTTCAAAGCACAACTTCTAGGTCTCAGCACATAGACTCCGTAACAGTCATGATACATGAGTAACTATAATTTCACATTTACACAGAATCATCAAAAACTGTTAAGCTACGCACTCCAATTCCAAATCACGAATAAGCATACAGTAATAACTATCGAAAAAAGTTCCTATTGCTGAAACACGCAAGAGCTATCCTTAACATCAGAAATTGAAACAAACTACATAAACCTATTTTCATCAAAAAAGGATGAAAAAAGAAAATACCTTCGGGGAGCCAACCGTAACCGACTCTCGAAAGCGTAAGAATAGAAGTCATCAAAGCAGAAGCAGTGGTCGTGTGATAGGGTTGCATCGAACTCATTTCAACCGGACAACTACAAAACACACACAAATATCATCACTGTGTGTAAATAATAAACGTAATAGCACAATATAAAAGGCAAGAGTGTGTGTAATAATTAGTACCTGAATAAACGAGTGGAGAGAGATGGCTTTCTGGTGGGCATATGAAAGGGAGACGGAGAGGGGGCGGCGTTGGTTTTGGTAGCAGAAGCAATTCTCGACAGTGCCATTATCCCCTTTAAAATCTTTCCCTTCTTCCTCATTTATATTGAGTGACCTGCTGGATTTCTTAAGTTCCTTTTCTCTCAAAAGCCTCTCTAGTCCCGTCCTCAAAAGCCTCTCTAGACAACCTAATTGAACAAATTAAACCTAATTGAACAAACAAACCTAATTGAACAAATTAAACCTAATTGAACAAACAAACCTAATTGAACAAACAAACCtattcagaaattagggtttctcGTAGATGGGGTTTGATTAATTGTGGGTGTTCTTCAATTTGGGGTTTAATTGAGACCCTATATACTTGCAATCAACTGATAtgttgtgtgtgtgtgagagagagagatggaagagagagagagagagagggagagagaagcAGAGAGatagaagagagagagagagagagaaccaTAGAGAACAGAGAGAGCTcagagagagagagcagagagagtgagagtgagagagagcagagagaatgagagtgagagagagagacaaGAAAAAGAATTAGGGGGAAAACAGGTTTTTTTTTGGTTAAAGGGGGAATATTTGGGGAATAAAGGGGGGAAAGTTTCCGcgtgttttttttaatttttttaagttaaccatcgacaacggttgtaaaatacaaccgatgtctataaagcaaagacatcggttatatagaaaaccgatgtctaactaacgtttctcatttttgaaaaataactatAGACAACGGTTATTTTCTCGACCGATGTCTAAGACAAGcagtaacatcggttttaaaataaccgatgtctaaaaaaactttaacatcggtcgtctgagcaaccgatgtctaaggaccgatgtctattgacataaTTCTAGTAGTGGTTGCTCGAGAGACTCAGTTGTACATTTAATTGGGGCCATTGCGGCAGCCGGCAGGTTTTGAAGGAAATTTGTTAATAACTCCGGTGAGTGGGGCGGCTCCGTCCGACaccgttcctggaccttctgggtGTTGATGAGGTGTAGCTGTTGGTTGGGTATCTGCAAAACAATACCGGgaggggggtttggctcccacggcgcctccgatGTAAGAATAAGAATAGggttttggagaagatgaagatgtaTGTATGTAATAGCAAGgttgttgtgtgtgtatatgaatGTGAGAGTGTGAATGTGTAATAGTGTGAATGTTttttctaacccctaaacccttcatctttgggggtatatatagcccaaatgtagggtttaggggttgttaCTTCTAGATCAGGGCCGTTGGTTCTTGGGGGCGGAGGACGCTTGGCTTGGGTGGATTGcctacacgtgtccaggggaggaccacctccagggtgtcctaacggccttctgacacgcGTCGTGTTTGTCTGATAtattggttgttgatagctgtcaccGTCACGTGCCCACGTGCCCTTCCCTGGCGGGTTGTGGAGTGTGCATGTGCTAGCTGGGACCCCCCCTCATGGTGATCTTGGTCCTGGTCCGGATCCAggtaggcaggtgatccaggtcatgggATGGATCCTggtaggcaggtgatccaggtcatgggctgGACCCTGGTGAgcaggtgatccaggtcatgggctgGATCCTGGTGAGCAGGTGATCCAGGTCCCAGGTTGGATCCGTGTTGGGAGATGATCCGGGTCATGGGTCGGCCCCGGGCCTGGTCTCTCCACTTGATTATTTtgggagaggggggtcttggTCCATCGATTGAGCCTGATACCCTTTAGGTCCAGGTTGGATCCTAGTCAGGTTACTTATACCCTGTCATTtcccccccactcccttatgcagattttctagATGAGGGAGTATAGTATTTTCAAATAGCCGTTGCTTTTGGAGAAAAATTATGATTCTCTGCTGCCCCCCAATCCGAATCTGTTGTATTAGATGACAATCCGGATTATTGTAGAAGAATTTTGTTGCTTTAGAAAATTTCCTGTGCCTGGTTGCCCCacaatccggatctggtgtagtggatgccaatccggattaaggtataAGAATTTGGCTGCATTAGAAAAAAATTATGCTCCCTGGTTGCCCTCCAATCCAGATCTGGTGTAGCAGagaccaatccggattaaggtagaagaaATTTGTTGTTTTTGAAAAATTTCTGCTCCCTGGTTGCCCCCAACCCGGATCTGGTGTTGTACagaccaatccggattaaggtagaagaaatttgctatttttaaaaaaattatgctccctggttgccccccaatccggatctggtatagtagagaccaatccggattaaggtagaagaaATTTGCTGTTTTTGAAGAATTTCTGCTCCCCGGTTgcccccccaatccggatctggtgttgtagagaccaatccggattaaggttgAAGAAATTTGTTGTTTATGAAAAATTTATGCTCCCTGGTTGCCCCCAAATCCGGATCTGGTATAGTAGAGACCagtccggattaaggtagaagaaattttctatttttgaaaaaattatgctccctggttgccccccaatccggatctggtgcaGTAGAGACCAATCCGAATTAAGGTAGAAGAAATTTGATGTTTTTGAAAAATTTCTGCtccctggttgccccccaatccggatctggtgtagttgattccaatccggattaaggtattAGAATTTTTGACAGTTGTACTCCTAGAAAAGTGCCCCACAATGATTATGGGGTTTAAATGTGATTGATATAtgtatatgtttatatatgcatATATTGTAACTGCTGGATAAGCGAATCCTCGGCTTCCACGTGGCAGAGGAGTTACTCCCTCTTGTCCCTATAAAAGGCTGCCTACTCCCTTTGTTTTCTTTTTTATTCTTCCTCAAAAATGAAAAGTCACCTCTCCCTTCTCTTTTCTCTCTGAATTTCCTTGGATTTCTTCGGAGCTTTGGCGTTTTTGCTGCTCGATTTTTCACCGTCGTTCCGCCGTTTCTTAATCTCGCTTCCGATTAACTTGTAAGCCTCTCTCTTTCCGTCTTTGTATTTACCGTATTTCTCTTCGAGTTACTTTGGTTTTCACCGAATTTTACATGCGTCGATCTGTATTCT is a window of Apium graveolens cultivar Ventura chromosome 11, ASM990537v1, whole genome shotgun sequence DNA encoding:
- the LOC141696119 gene encoding uncharacterized protein LOC141696119 codes for the protein MRLVITGQEIPHACEVELLILSHHFYKSSACLDRVDVLVALAATRVEAYVLEGDFSCLARLITGVGNFHALNFILGILIENGQLDLLFQKYSAAADSNSSTAEAVRGFRMVVLTSLKQFNLNDLDAFAMVYNHFDMKHETASLLESRAQQSSQQWFYCYDKDQNEDLLESMRYYIEAAEVHSSIDAGNKTHVACSRASLVSLQIRMPDFKWLNLSETNARRALVEQSRFQVALIVAEAYGLNQPSEWALVIWNQMLKPELTKQFVAEFVVVLPLHPMMLAELARFYRAEVAARGDLSTRMKGDDLSTRN